AAATATCAACACACCTTTATAACGGCCCTGTTTGTGGCCATCACCATCACTGCCTGGAGCGGGGTATGTTTTGGACAACCCGCCGCTGATGGAACGTCTTCCGGGTCGGTTTACACCCGCTGGAAAGCTGTGGGACAGTTTGCCGCGGACCTGTCCCTGGAAATGATCCAGAATGCGGGCAAGACCCCGGACAAAAAAGATCTCATCGTTCTGACCAATGCAGGATATGCTCAAATGTTCGGCATGCCGACCCAGGGAGTACTTGACGGCCTGGCAGCGGTCACCGGCGCCAGCCGGGGAAAAAACACCCTGGTGGAGATCCATGCCGCTGCCTGGGACCCTTTGTGGGTGGCGGTCCATGATCCGGCATCCGGGTGGTGCGCTTATCTGGAGATGGTGCAACCCGGCGGATCAGACCCTCAACAGTTTCCGGATGCCATGTCTCCTGACATATTCGGCATCCGGACCGTGGAACGAATCGATGCCGATTATCTTTATGCGCATGCAAAAGAATTTGAAACCCGGATGGCCGGCCGGATATTCGGGGACAATGCCTTCCGGGTCATCACCATTGCCAATGCCGTGGCATCCGGGGCACCGGCCCGGGTGGTCCGGGCGTTTGAATTTCACGACCATTACTGCCCCGGGGTGATGTCCGGCATTTTCATGGCCGATTATGTGCAGGCCCATTTTCCCCCGGGCAGATCCGGATATGTCGTTCACGGGATAGACCCCTGGTGCAAGGAAGATGCCCTGATGACCCTTTTAAACGCCACCCCGGGCAAGAAAAAATATGCCGTGACCTATCCTTCCGAAGCAGACCGGGCCAGGCGCCTCCCGGCGGTTGAAACCGCCGCCACCATCATCTACCGACAGAATGACCAGACCGGACAATGGGAAGGAATCCTCCTGGGATTTGACTGGGCCGACACTTCCTGCCCTAAAACCGGGAATGTCATCATCGACAAACTGTGCATCGACCTGTGGTACCTGGAACGGATCGATTCTCCTGAAACATTTGTCAAGGTATTGAAAACCGTCACCCTCCCGGACGGTGTATCTCCCATGGACTGGGCAACTCCCGGAACCGATCCGCTGGGAAAGATGGGCCTGACCGTCCAATGACATGGCTGGAAAACCCAGCGAAAATCTTTTTGAAACCATAACCGCGCCCATGCGCGAATGATAGCGGGAGGTATTGAAAAATGAAATTCTTGCAACAGTTCATGGTGGTTTGTCTGGTGATGTCGGCCCTTTCCGCCGGTGCCGGGGAATCCGACACAGACATAATGGTTCTGGATGATGTGGTGGTAACCGCCACCAAACTGGTGACCCCCACCAAGCAGACCAATGAAACGGTCTACACGGGAAGCGAGATCACCCGGGAGGGTCTGGATGCACTGGGAAGCAAGGCAGCAGTCAGCGTTTATGAGGCGATCAATATTCTTCCCGGCATCTCCGTGGAAAGTATCGACCCCTACGGACTGGCGGCCGAACAGAAAAATATCCGGGTCCGGGGGGTCCGCGGATTTCTGGGTGCCATGACCGTGGCGGGAGTCCCCAACTACGGCGGCAACCCCATGGGGCCCCGGGAATATATCTATGACATGGAAAATTTCGACAGCATTGCCGTATACAAAGGGGCGGTCCCGGCGGATCTTGGCACCGGGGTCGGTGCCCGGGGTGGGGCTGTGGAACTCAGGCCCCGATGGCCGGAACAGAAATTCGGGATGAATGTCAGCCAGGGAATCGGCACCGGCAATTACACCCGGAGCTTTATCCGGCTGGGTTCCGGAAACCTGCCTCGAACGAGGACCGGGCTGTCCCTTTCCCTTTCCCATACAGATGCGGAAAAATGGAAAGGCCCCGGTGATTTAGGCCCCAGGAAAAATGCCAACCTGATGGTACGCCAACCTCTCCCCACCGGGGATGAAGTTAAATTCTGGTTCAACGCCAATGACCTGAAACAGGATCTGTACCGGCCGTTGACTTATAGTGAAGTCACGTCTCTGAGCCGCTTTTACGACCAAGATTACAACACGGGTCTGACCGGAAACAAGAACGAAGATATCAACTATTACCGATACAACCGGGGCGATTATGCCAACCGGGATTTTCTGGCTGAACTGCCGGTCACGCTTTCTGACAAATTCCGGTTTATGTTCAAGCCTTACTTCACGGATGAGGACACTGAAATTTTCCAGGGATCTGCTTCCCAGGGCGGCATTGTCATCAAACGGCAGCGGGACATTGAAAGGTACGGCATGATCACTCGACTGGATTCTCACTTTTCATGGGGCACGGCCTCTTTAGGATACTGGGCCGAGGTGTCCGACATGGTGATCCGGCAGCAGAACTACGACCCGGTCACCTTTGCGTTCAAAGGATACGGCATGTACATGAAAAGTGAGGACAAAGGAATGGTCCACAGTCCGTTCCTGAAACTGGCCGGCAGCATCGGACGGTTCGACTGGCAGGCCGGCCTCAAATATTTTCACTACACGGATCCTGCCGGCCAGGGATATGTCGCTTCCGCGCCTGACTATACGCTCACGGCAGCTTCGGATCTTTTCCGGGAAGAAAAAACCTATGAAGAAATTCTTCCGACACTGGGTGCGGCCTTTCGGCTGACACACAACCTGGAATTGAATGCCAGTTACGGGCGCAACCAGATCCGGCCCTATGCCTATGTCCCGCTGGTCAACATCTACAACCAGAACCGGGCCGCATTCCAGGCAGCCGGGGTGACTCTCAATGATATGTTCAGCGGCTATGACATGGAAATCTCGGACAACTTCGAAGTCGGCGCCCGGTTCCGGTACGACCGTTTCGAGGTGGTGCCGACCCTGTTTTATTCCAGGCACCAGAATCTGTTGACCACGGTTTACGACCCAAGGGTGAATCAAAGCTACTTCCAGAACGTTGGCGATGCCACCGGGTACGGGGTCGAAATCGAGTCCAATTTTCTGATCACTGACCACCTGAACCTGTTTTTCAACCCTTGCTATACGGCATTGACCTACGATGACGACCTGGTATTTCAGGGTGCTGTCCGCAACACAAAGGACAAACAGGTACTGGATACCCCTGAATGGACTGTCAAAACCGGGTTGATATACACCTGGAAAGATTTCGAAGTGATTCCCATGGTCCGGTACCTGGGCACCCGGTACGGGGACGCCGAGCACACCGAAAAGATCGATGATTATGTGGTGGCGGACCTGAAAATGGGCTACACCTTCAACAATTTTTCTTTTTTGGACAAACTCAAGCTATCCCTGGAACTGACCAACCTGTTTGACAAGGAATATGTGTCGGTGATCAATGCCATGGATGACAGCCGGGCCGGAAGCACCAGTTATTACGTTGGCGCCCCTTTTACGGCTTTGATGACGGTGGGGTTTGATTTCTAAACCAGGCAAAGCTCATTACGGACATACAAATTAAAGGTTGACTTTATTTTTAAACCCTGTATTATACACCAATGTTTCAATCTTTCCGGTGTTAATCAAGATTCAATCTGTGATTTATTCCCTCAAAGTACGAAGCGATTTATTATTATTTTTTATTTTTTTAGGAGAAAGCCAACATGGCCAACGGTACAGTAAAATGGTTTAACGACGCAAAAGGGTTTGGATTTATTGAGCAGGAAGACGGTGGAAAAGATGTGTTCGTGCATCACTCAGGCATTAATGCCATGGGTTTCAAATCCCTCAACGAGGGAGACCGGGTTTCCTTTGACATCTCTGAAGGCCAGCGTGGACCCGCTGCGACGAATGTAACTGTGGTGTAATCACCGCGTTTATATAGTCTGACCCAAAGCCCCTGGATGGTTCGCCGTCCAGGGGCTTTTTTTATGCCCGGCACGATTCCGGCGGTCAGTTGGCAAAATGGGCCAGCCATACTGCCGGGGATATGACTGAACTGCCGGGTCTGGGTTTTTCAATGAGCAGATGATCTCCCGTGATCAGAACCGCTGCCGGCTCTGATGCCAGAAGCGCCCACAGATGGGAATCCTGAAGGTCCGGCGGGATATGTTCATTGTCGGCAGGAGGATCCCGCCAGATGGCATTGGCAGTAATTTCCGTCAGAATCAGCCCTATCTCCGGTTCTGTCAGACCATGAAGCCGGACCAGTTTGGGTCTCAGCAATATCTGCCGGTATTCATCGAGCAGCGCCGGAGACAAAAGAAAAACCAACCTGCCATTGATCATGCCATCCAGAATCTGTGCAGTGGGACTGTCCGGCCGGGAAGTGATGAGTCCGGCTGCGACCACATCGGTATCAATAATCAAGACCGATTTTTTCATCGGGTGCAAAGGTCGCGGGTTTCCTCAACGGCAAGGCGGATTGCTTCTTCATCAGTGCAGCCGGCCCTGATCCGGGCCTTCTCCACCAGTTGTCTTGCGTGAGTCATCGATTTAATCCCCCGGAGAACAAGGCTTTCCTCGATAATTTTCCCGATGCTGCGTCCCTGCCGGGCAGCCGTTTCTTTAAGTGCCTGATGCAGATCATCGTCAAGGGTGATGGTGAGACGGCTCATGGGTACCTCCAATCAAAGTGATTTTTTCATTGTTCAATAGCACAATAACACCAATACACCATCTAGTCAATACCACCCAAAAATGCTATCTTTCTTGACAGAAACCTGAATCCGGGTTCAATATGAAAGCCAATCTATCCCTTGATGGTACCGCAGGACCCTCGCATCAGACAATTTCTAAAAAAAATTTACCCCTGATCCCAAAGATGGTATAACCCCGGCAGCTGGATCGGAAAAAAGAGACGATCAAATCCAGACAAAAAATCTGAACGGATACACCGCTGTTTACAATTAAATCCCCAGGGGAGCTTAAGCGACACAACCATGCCGGATACCGACAGACTGGAACAGATACAGCAGTTTCTAACAGATACCGGCTGGGTGTCTTCGCCTTTTCGCGTTTCTTTTCTGGCGGCCGGGGAATACAATGCCAACTATCTGATCGAATCAGGTGCCCGGCAGTATGTCCTGCGCATCAACCACGGCAGCCAGCTGGGCCTGGGAGATGATCAGATCGCTTACGAATACCAGGTGCTCACGGCCCTGGCGGATTCCGGGGTCACGCCAAAACCCCTGGCCTGCCATCCCCGGCCCGATCCCTTGGGAGGTGGGGTCCTGCTCATGGAATTCATCCCTGGCGAGCCCCTGGATTACTGCCGGGACCTGGAAAAAGCAGCCCACGTCTTTGCCCGGATTCACACGGTATCTGTACCGGACAGTCTGATCGTCCAGGCAGACCCCGTGAGCGATATTGCCCGGGAAAGCTATGGCCTGCTCCACCGGTTTAGCGACCACCCGCTTACAAAGGAAAAGGAACAGATCCTGGCCTATTACGACACCGTCCTGGCTCTGGCTGAAACCACCCGGCCCCTGTTTGACGCAGAACCCTTGTGCCTGGTGAACACGGAAGTGAACTCCGGCAATTTTCTCATCAGTCCGGACCGGGCCTGCCTGGTGGACTGGGAAAAGGCCGTGGTCTCCTGCCGGTACCAGGACCTGGGCCATTTCATGGTACCCACCACCACGCTGTGGAAAACCGACATCGTTCTGAGCCGGAAAGACCGGCACCGATTTCTGTCCGCCTACCACCAGCAGGCATGCCCGGACATGCCGTTTGATGATCTTGCGGAAAAATCCCATGTCATGGAAAAAACCATTCTGCTGCGGGCCCTGTCCTGGTGCTTCATGGCCTGGTATGAATACACACAGACCGACCGGCCCATCCGGAACCCGGACACCTTTGCCAAAATTCAGCAGTATCTGTCGGATATCCCATGTATATTACACTCCGTCACATAGGCAAATCCTTTAAACACCAGCCCGTTCTGGAATCCATCGGCTTTGCCGTGAACGCCAGGGAGCTGGTTTCCATTGTAGGGCCGTCCGGGGCCGGCAAGACCACCCTGCTCAAAATCATCGCCGGACTGGAGGCTCCGGACACAGGACAGGTGATATTTTCCCACCCCGTGACCAAACACCACCCCGTGATCATTGTGTTCCAGGATTATGTGCTGTTTCCCGCCATGACGGTGAGACAGAATATCGGATTCGGTCTCAAGGCCCGGCACATGGGAAAAAACCAGATCAAAAACCAGGTGGATCAGATGCTGGACTATTTTAAACTGGCCCCCCAGGCAGACCAGTATCCGGCCCAGCTGTCCGCCGGCCAGAAACAGCGGGTGGCCATTGCCCGTGCCATGATCGTGAACCCGGCCGTGCTCTTGCTGGATGAGCCTTTTGCCAACCTGGACCGGAACCTGAAAATGGAGACGGCCCGCTTCATCCGCACCACCCAGCAGGCATTCGGCATTCCCACAATCAGTGTCACCCATGACCTGGAAGAAGCCTTTGCCATGTCCGACCGCATCGGGGTTTTGCTGGACGGCCGGGTTCAGCAGTTCGATACCCCCCGGCAGGTGTATTTCCATTCGGCCACCCCGGCTGTGGCCCGGTTTCTGGGCCCCGTGAATAAAATTCCGCCGGCGCTGTTCCCGTTGTTCCGGGTGGATGAGGCCGTGGCCGGCCCGCTGAACGGGACCCCGCTTCCGGCCCGGCCCGAAAACCTGGCCATTATTGCAGACCCGGAGGGATTCGGCCGCATCACGGAAAAAACCTTTGCCGGCCACTACACCGTGTATACGGTAACCGTCGGCTCTCAGACCTACACCATCTACAGCCAGAATGACCGGTTTGAAAGCAGTCAGCATGTATCTTTGCGGTATCGGCCGTTTTAAATATAACCTTTGACCCGGTTTTTTGACTGACCGGTCATATACCCAAACTGAAAGGAGTTCTTATGACCCTGCGATGGAACATGACTTTTTTGCTGTTGATGCTGGTGATACCGTTCTTTCATCCGTTTACCCTGCCGGCCCGGGCATCCGGCGATATCCTGCCGGACACCCCGTTCGAACAGATCCTGGAACAGGCCCGGGGGACTCAGGTCCAATGGTACATGTACGGGGGATGGACCCATGTCAACACCTGGGTGGACACGTTTGTGGCCAAAGAGATGAAACAGCGCTATGACATCCATGTGAAACGGGTCCCCATGGATGCCGGGGTGTTTATCAACAAACTGCTCAACGAAAAAGCCGCCGGCAAAACCACGGGGACCATCGACCTGCTGTGGATCAACGGGGAAAACTTTAAAAATGCGAAGGAAACCGGCCTGCTGTTCGGCCCCTTTGCCGGACATTTGCCCCATGTGCGGCAGTATGTGAACCCGGACAGCATCACCCATGATTTCGGATTTCCTGTGGACGGATTTGAAGCCCCATTCGGCCGGGCCCAGTTCGTGTTCGAGTATGACACAGACCGGACGGACACTGTCCCGGACACGGTGGCGGCCCTCAAACAGTGGATCATGGACAACCCGGGACAGTTCACCTATCCCCAGCCCCCGGATTTCACAGGGTCTGCTTTTATCCGCCACATTTTCTATGCAGTCACGGGCGGGCACGGCCAATACATGGCCGGGTGGGATCCGGACCTGTATGAAAAAAACGCGCCGTTGCTGTGGGACTGGCTCAACCAGATCAAGCCGTTTTTATGGCAGAAAGGACGAACCTATCCCAGGGACAGCGCATTTCTGGATACGCTGTTTGCCAGGGGAGAGGTGGCGTTTAGCATGTCCTATCATCCGCCCCACGCCCAGAACATGATTATGGAGGGCAGTTATCCGGATACGGTCAGAACCTTTGCCTTAAAAGACGGTGCTATTTTCAACACCCATTTCACGGCCATTGCCTTTAACGCCCCAAACAAGGCCGGGGCCATGGTGCTGGCAGATTTCCTGATGTCCGTGGATGCCCAGGTATCCAAATTTCAACCGGAGAACTGGGGGGATTTTCCGGTTCTGGACCTGAACCGGCTCAGTGCATCGGACCGGCAGCGGTTTGAGACCGTGGACTTAGGGCCCGCCACCCTGACACCGGATCAGCTGGCTGCCGTTGCCGTGCCTGAGATACCGGCCCAATATCTTGAAGCCCTGGAACAGGACTGGAAAACCCATGTTCTGGGCCCCTAGCCGGACCGCCATACTGATTCTGAAGCTCAGCCCCCTGATCCTGCCGTTTGTGGTGCTGTTCTGCGGCGGGGTGTTTCTGACGGTGTGCCAGTCCTTAGGAATCTTCACCCCCCTGCCCCATACCGGCGGGATCCTGGCGGCCTATGGCGTGATCCTGTCTGATCCCTCTTTTTTGGGCTCCTTTGGGTTTTCCCTGGGCGTGGCCCTGGTGTCTGCCGCTGCTTCCGTGGCAGCCGGCACCTTTCTGGCCTACCGGGTCTGGCAGCTGCCCAAAGCCCTGGCCGGGGCGGCCCTGGTGTACAAAATCCCGCTGATTTTGCCCCATATTGCCGTGGCATTTGTGGTGCTGATTTTCTGGAGCCGGTCCGGTATCCTTTCCTCTCTGGCCTGGCACCTGGGCCTGATCCAGTCCATGCCGGATTTTCCCAATGTTTTGTATTCCGGCTGGGGCTTAGGCATGATCCTGGCCTATACCCTGAAAGGCACCCCGTTTGCCATGCTTTTGATTCTGGCCCTGCTGGTGCGGTTCGATGTCCGGCAGATCCAGACGGCAGCCATGCTGGGGGCATCGAAACGGCGCATCTTTTTTTCCATTGTACTGCCAAGGCTGGCCCCGGCGATGCACACCAGTTTTATCATCTTGTTTCTATACAGTTTCGGGGCATTTGACATTCCTTACATTTTGAGCGAAAGCCGGCCCGGCATGCTCAGCCTGAATGTCTATAACCTGTACTTCAAGCATGATCTGGCCCGGCGGCCCGAAGCCATGGCCATCCTGACGCTGATGCTCTTTTTTGCCGTGGTGTTCATCATCGCCTATTCCAGGACCGTCACCCGCCTGGAAAACGGGGTCAGAAAACTGTGAAAAAAACCGGCCCCATCCCCCACGTGCTGACCCTGCTGGTGCTGGCGATCCTGTTTGCCCTGCCTGCCGGCATCCTGGTGCTGGTGGGCCTGGCCCCGGGGTGGCGGTTTCCGGATTTGTGGCCGAAACGGTTTTCTTTTACGGGCATCGAGTTTCTGATCACCCACCGGGATCAGATCCTGACCGCGCTGGCTTCCTCGTTTTTTTATTCCCTGGCCACGGTGTTCGTCACCTTAGTCATGTGCCTGACCCCGGCCGCTGCCTTTGCCAGACAACGGTTTGCCGGCAAACGGTTGCTGGAAGCGTTGCTGCTCACCCCGGCCCTGGTGCCGCCCATGACTTTTGCCATGGGACTGCATGTGGTGTTCATCCGGCTGTCTCTGGCTGACACCGTGGCCGGGGTGATTCTGATCCTGGCCCTGTTCACCTACCCTTACATGTTCCGGGCCCTGGTGGCGGGATTCCAGACCCTGGGAGAACAATATCGCACTTGTGCCAAAAACCTGGGGGCCGGTCCCGTGGCGATTTTCTGGCAGGTGGAGCTGCCGTTGCTGGTGCCGGCCATGATCGCCGGCGGCAGTGTGGTGTTTCTGGTGGCGTTTTCCGAATATTTTCTGGTGTTTCTCATGGGCGGGGGAACCGTGCCTTCTTTTACCGGGTTTCTGATGCCGCTGCTCGCTTCTTCCAACCGGTCCCTGGCCGCGATTCTGACCCTGATTTTCCTGCTGCTGCCCATCCTTTTGTTTTTTGTTATCGACGGATCATTGATGCGCACCTACCGCAAAAAAGGCATGGCCTGACACGGAAATCCGCCTGGGCCTTCGGACGAATCCATCCCAATGGCACCGGCTGAACGGCAATTGATATGAATCGGATTCATATCCTTTCATGAAAACAATGCGTTATACATTTTTACCCCGGACATGCTATGGTGCAACAGGGTCAAAAAAGGTCAACCATTCAAGCCAAGGAGAGACAGGGATGACACTATCATTCAACCATGAAACCTGTTCCGGGTGCCGGGCCTGCGAACTGGTGTGTTCATTGCAGAATCTGAAAATAATCAATCCGTCCAAGGCCATGCTCCGGGTCATGCCGCGGTTTCCCGAGCCCGGCATTTTCCAGGTGGCCATCTGCAACCAGTGCGGGGCGTGTGCCGAAGCCTGCCCCACCGGGGCCATCCATCGGGTCAAAGACACCTGGCGCATTGACATGAAAAAATGCGACGGGTGCCTGGCATGTGTTTCCGCCTGCCCGGAAAACGTGATGATGGTGGATGATGACGGCATGCCCTACAAATGCATCAACTGCCGGCAGTGTGTGGAAGTGTGTCCCCGGGATGCACTGAGCTTCAAATAGAGGGAAAAGGAGGATTATCATGTTATACGGATATGCCGGACACACGCTGAGAATCGATCTGAGCACCGGGAGCATTGAAAAACAACCCTTAAAACAGGAATGGGTGGATGAATTCATCGGGGGCCGGGGATTCACGGCCAAAATTCTGTACGATGAAATTCCGGCCGGCACAGACCCTTTAGGCCCGGACAACCGGTTTGTCATTGCCATGGGGCCGTTGAGCGGCCTGTTTCTACCGGCGGCCGGCAAAACCCATTTTGCCGCCAAATCCCCGGCCACGGGCGGATATGGCGACAGCAACATGGGCGGCCATTTCGGGGTCACCATGAAATACGCCGGATACGATGTCACCATTTTAACGGGCCGGGCCAAAGAACCGTCCTATCTTTTCATTGACAACGACACCGTGGAAATCCGGCCGGCCGGGCATTTGTGGGGCAAAGGCTCCACTGAGGTGGAAGAGATCCTGAAAAATGACCTGGGACAGGAATTCCAGATTCTGACCATCGGCGAGGCCGGGGAACGAATGGTCAACTTTGCCTGCATCTCCCATGATTTCGGGCGCCAGGCCGGCCGCACGGGCATCGGCGCGGTTTTGGGCTCCAAAAACATCAAGGCCATTGCCGTGCGCGGCACCCAAGACATCCCCGTGTTCGACCCCAAGGGGCTTTTGAAAAAAGGCAAGGCCACCTATGCTGCGTGCCGGGAAAAACCCGGATTTAAAGGCTGGACCCCGGAAGGCACGGCCGGTATCACCAACTGGTGCAATGATGTGGGGGCTTTACCCACCCGCAACTTTGCCACCTCCCATTGCGATTATGCCGACAAGATCAACGGCAAAGCCATCCTGGACGAACTGAAAATCACGGACAAAGGGTGTTTTTCCTGCCCCATTCCCTGCGGCAAATACGGGCTGTCAAAAACCGCGCTGGGCAACAAATATGTGGAAGGCCCGGAATACGAAACCCTGGCCCTGGTGGGCAGCAACTGCGAACTGTCCGACATCCATGCCGTGGCCCATGTCAACTGGTTATGTGATGAACTCGGCTTAGACACCTGCTCGGGCGGGGCCGTGGTTTCCTTTGCCCTGGAATGCTATGAAAAAGGCCTGATCTCAAAACAAGAGATGGGCATGGACGTGACATGGGGGGATCTTGACTCCATCGTCCATATCCTGAAAAAAATTGCAAAAAGAGAGGGCATCGGAGATATACTGGCCAACGGCGTCAAAAAAGCCGCTGAAAAGATCGGGGGTGACAGCGACAAATTTGCCATCCATGTCAAAGGCCTGGAGTGGACCGGATATGAATCCAGAAACG
The window above is part of the Desulfotignum phosphitoxidans DSM 13687 genome. Proteins encoded here:
- a CDS encoding FmdE family protein; translation: MIPAKYQHTFITALFVAITITAWSGVCFGQPAADGTSSGSVYTRWKAVGQFAADLSLEMIQNAGKTPDKKDLIVLTNAGYAQMFGMPTQGVLDGLAAVTGASRGKNTLVEIHAAAWDPLWVAVHDPASGWCAYLEMVQPGGSDPQQFPDAMSPDIFGIRTVERIDADYLYAHAKEFETRMAGRIFGDNAFRVITIANAVASGAPARVVRAFEFHDHYCPGVMSGIFMADYVQAHFPPGRSGYVVHGIDPWCKEDALMTLLNATPGKKKYAVTYPSEADRARRLPAVETAATIIYRQNDQTGQWEGILLGFDWADTSCPKTGNVIIDKLCIDLWYLERIDSPETFVKVLKTVTLPDGVSPMDWATPGTDPLGKMGLTVQ
- a CDS encoding TonB-dependent receptor; translated protein: MKFLQQFMVVCLVMSALSAGAGESDTDIMVLDDVVVTATKLVTPTKQTNETVYTGSEITREGLDALGSKAAVSVYEAINILPGISVESIDPYGLAAEQKNIRVRGVRGFLGAMTVAGVPNYGGNPMGPREYIYDMENFDSIAVYKGAVPADLGTGVGARGGAVELRPRWPEQKFGMNVSQGIGTGNYTRSFIRLGSGNLPRTRTGLSLSLSHTDAEKWKGPGDLGPRKNANLMVRQPLPTGDEVKFWFNANDLKQDLYRPLTYSEVTSLSRFYDQDYNTGLTGNKNEDINYYRYNRGDYANRDFLAELPVTLSDKFRFMFKPYFTDEDTEIFQGSASQGGIVIKRQRDIERYGMITRLDSHFSWGTASLGYWAEVSDMVIRQQNYDPVTFAFKGYGMYMKSEDKGMVHSPFLKLAGSIGRFDWQAGLKYFHYTDPAGQGYVASAPDYTLTAASDLFREEKTYEEILPTLGAAFRLTHNLELNASYGRNQIRPYAYVPLVNIYNQNRAAFQAAGVTLNDMFSGYDMEISDNFEVGARFRYDRFEVVPTLFYSRHQNLLTTVYDPRVNQSYFQNVGDATGYGVEIESNFLITDHLNLFFNPCYTALTYDDDLVFQGAVRNTKDKQVLDTPEWTVKTGLIYTWKDFEVIPMVRYLGTRYGDAEHTEKIDDYVVADLKMGYTFNNFSFLDKLKLSLELTNLFDKEYVSVINAMDDSRAGSTSYYVGAPFTALMTVGFDF
- a CDS encoding cold-shock protein — protein: MANGTVKWFNDAKGFGFIEQEDGGKDVFVHHSGINAMGFKSLNEGDRVSFDISEGQRGPAATNVTVV
- a CDS encoding putative toxin-antitoxin system toxin component, PIN family, whose product is MIIDTDVVAAGLITSRPDSPTAQILDGMINGRLVFLLSPALLDEYRQILLRPKLVRLHGLTEPEIGLILTEITANAIWRDPPADNEHIPPDLQDSHLWALLASEPAAVLITGDHLLIEKPRPGSSVISPAVWLAHFAN
- a CDS encoding ribbon-helix-helix protein, CopG family yields the protein MSRLTITLDDDLHQALKETAARQGRSIGKIIEESLVLRGIKSMTHARQLVEKARIRAGCTDEEAIRLAVEETRDLCTR
- a CDS encoding phosphotransferase family protein; this encodes MPDTDRLEQIQQFLTDTGWVSSPFRVSFLAAGEYNANYLIESGARQYVLRINHGSQLGLGDDQIAYEYQVLTALADSGVTPKPLACHPRPDPLGGGVLLMEFIPGEPLDYCRDLEKAAHVFARIHTVSVPDSLIVQADPVSDIARESYGLLHRFSDHPLTKEKEQILAYYDTVLALAETTRPLFDAEPLCLVNTEVNSGNFLISPDRACLVDWEKAVVSCRYQDLGHFMVPTTTLWKTDIVLSRKDRHRFLSAYHQQACPDMPFDDLAEKSHVMEKTILLRALSWCFMAWYEYTQTDRPIRNPDTFAKIQQYLSDIPCILHSVT
- a CDS encoding ABC transporter ATP-binding protein — encoded protein: MYITLRHIGKSFKHQPVLESIGFAVNARELVSIVGPSGAGKTTLLKIIAGLEAPDTGQVIFSHPVTKHHPVIIVFQDYVLFPAMTVRQNIGFGLKARHMGKNQIKNQVDQMLDYFKLAPQADQYPAQLSAGQKQRVAIARAMIVNPAVLLLDEPFANLDRNLKMETARFIRTTQQAFGIPTISVTHDLEEAFAMSDRIGVLLDGRVQQFDTPRQVYFHSATPAVARFLGPVNKIPPALFPLFRVDEAVAGPLNGTPLPARPENLAIIADPEGFGRITEKTFAGHYTVYTVTVGSQTYTIYSQNDRFESSQHVSLRYRPF
- a CDS encoding ABC transporter substrate-binding protein; this translates as MTLRWNMTFLLLMLVIPFFHPFTLPARASGDILPDTPFEQILEQARGTQVQWYMYGGWTHVNTWVDTFVAKEMKQRYDIHVKRVPMDAGVFINKLLNEKAAGKTTGTIDLLWINGENFKNAKETGLLFGPFAGHLPHVRQYVNPDSITHDFGFPVDGFEAPFGRAQFVFEYDTDRTDTVPDTVAALKQWIMDNPGQFTYPQPPDFTGSAFIRHIFYAVTGGHGQYMAGWDPDLYEKNAPLLWDWLNQIKPFLWQKGRTYPRDSAFLDTLFARGEVAFSMSYHPPHAQNMIMEGSYPDTVRTFALKDGAIFNTHFTAIAFNAPNKAGAMVLADFLMSVDAQVSKFQPENWGDFPVLDLNRLSASDRQRFETVDLGPATLTPDQLAAVAVPEIPAQYLEALEQDWKTHVLGP
- a CDS encoding ABC transporter permease, giving the protein MFWAPSRTAILILKLSPLILPFVVLFCGGVFLTVCQSLGIFTPLPHTGGILAAYGVILSDPSFLGSFGFSLGVALVSAAASVAAGTFLAYRVWQLPKALAGAALVYKIPLILPHIAVAFVVLIFWSRSGILSSLAWHLGLIQSMPDFPNVLYSGWGLGMILAYTLKGTPFAMLLILALLVRFDVRQIQTAAMLGASKRRIFFSIVLPRLAPAMHTSFIILFLYSFGAFDIPYILSESRPGMLSLNVYNLYFKHDLARRPEAMAILTLMLFFAVVFIIAYSRTVTRLENGVRKL
- a CDS encoding ABC transporter permease, which encodes MKKTGPIPHVLTLLVLAILFALPAGILVLVGLAPGWRFPDLWPKRFSFTGIEFLITHRDQILTALASSFFYSLATVFVTLVMCLTPAAAFARQRFAGKRLLEALLLTPALVPPMTFAMGLHVVFIRLSLADTVAGVILILALFTYPYMFRALVAGFQTLGEQYRTCAKNLGAGPVAIFWQVELPLLVPAMIAGGSVVFLVAFSEYFLVFLMGGGTVPSFTGFLMPLLASSNRSLAAILTLIFLLLPILLFFVIDGSLMRTYRKKGMA
- a CDS encoding 4Fe-4S dicluster domain-containing protein, coding for MTLSFNHETCSGCRACELVCSLQNLKIINPSKAMLRVMPRFPEPGIFQVAICNQCGACAEACPTGAIHRVKDTWRIDMKKCDGCLACVSACPENVMMVDDDGMPYKCINCRQCVEVCPRDALSFK